atttgaacttgagaagatgtgtcttattattattacctaCATATTAGGACAATTCTACATTGAAGCATtatgatatatagatattttgcctcaaatacttattgattagctgtgtgatgccagacaagtcacttaacacttcttaagcttagtttctccatctataaaatgtgtaataatagcagctacctcacaggattggatgaaatataatataaattatttttctcaagtcaatgtgttatataaatatcagtgaatatcattattttttccccagagggaaaaaaatcatttctgatctagaaaatcaggaaaggctttctggAAGAAGTAGGTCCTAACAGTAGTTAGATATTCCTTTTGGAAAGTGGGGGAGGAGAGAcatgttgggggaagggagatcaTCCCAGATATATGGGATGAtaaaaacaagggaaaagaaGTAACAAAAAAATTCCAACAATGGCAAATATTCCCATTCGTCAAGAGAagtcataaaagaaaaagttggaacttGGGATCAAATTATGGAGTACCTTGAATTCCAAATAAAAGTGGACAGTCAGCAAAAGGAGATATGTTAACTTTATTTACCAAGTTGAATAGCTTAAATTAGGGGTGTAGTCTGTGATTCAACAGAAGAATTTCCCTTGTTACGAAGCTACCTGATTCATATAGGAATTACTTCTGACCTTGTTGTTTGCTTAAAGCATCAATCAGAAGCAATCCTTCTAGCCAATAGTAGAGATTTTAGAAAAGGACAAGTTACACTTTCGAGAAGTCCTGAGTGATCTTAATATATGGGTGGGAAATACCTCATAACTTTTAATACCCCATGTGGCAGTGTTTTGTGTTTTCCCAagttgaatgctttttttttttttttagggggggaaaGGAAGCAATAATTGATAAATGAAAAGCATGATGGGATCTTACATTTTCTACATCTTTTGGTCAATTGTGAGATAATAAAGATGAGGCCTATTATTGAGCAGTGTTTGCAAAAGCCTGCTGGAATCCCCtactaaaatactaaaatattattGTAGTCAATTTGTGTGTGGATAATCTTCATAAATCTTTTGTTTAATTGGGAAAGAAGGCATTTAAATTGGTAGTTACTGATGTTCTCTCCAGTACCTTTTCTGAGTATTAAGATGGTTGGAGATTTTCCCCCCAATATCTTTTGTGTCttcacttccttcagaatactgATACCTTATGCCTTCGCAATTAAATTTCCTCCAGCCAGGTATCTCCTCTTTGCATGTACTTGATCCACTATGGCCATTTCCCCATACTTGttctcttccatctttctctctttttttttttatcttcgtCTCATCACTCATTTCTTCTATAAGCACCTCAGCCTTCCTATTGCTAAAGTTAGGATCTAAATGTGGTAATTCCACTATTCTGGATGGAGAAACAGTGTTGAAATGTTAggcatttttttgggggggggaatcttttcatttctcatctGGTCATAATtgttaattttcattctttgggACAATTTCTTAGATGCCCACCATGGTAGCACCCACCAATTCTTTTGTGGAAGACTGCTTGTGATATAGATCAggacttcttaacttttttccactcacaaaCCCTTTTAccccaataaatttttatatgaccctggtatgtaagtatataaaataggtaagcaaatcaaacatttcctgataataaaccatgaagaaatttatttcaaaacaatttttagtatacatataatttcataCTAATGATTTGGATGTGcttatttttttacataaagaattgaattttggaatatttgatatcttttactgCTGCTAAGTTTTTCAGGACTACctcattcagttatgtgaccccacgTGGGGTTGTGACCTactgtttaagaagctttaatagAGATTATACAGCAGCCTCATACCTCATAAAACTTTTGacctttcatttttctccttaacTATTCACTTTTATTTAGTTTCTCcatcctctcttttcccccaaaTTTGAATTAATGTTCCCATGGTTCAGAGTATATGATACTTGATTTGGGGGAAGATGGGACATCCAGTTCTTCATGGaatttttcttccacttcattcAAGCAAACAATGATGATACAGAAActacagtatatatatattttttctttttgcaaacaCTTATCATTAGTACTTCAATAGGGGATGACCCAATGTATCTGTATTGAGGAACAAGGTGGTACACTggtagatagaaagaaaaagagagaaggaaggggaagagagagacagagagagagagagagagagacagagagactgataTGAATAGATAGatttataaatatgatatatgtatatagcataatatatgtatatttcataaTATGTCCATTGAGAGAGAGATGGGCCTGTAgtcatgaagaaaaaacaaaatagaaaaaaaaattatcatgtgcccagcagaacaccagggaggattaaaaatatgcgataataaatttccatttcaagaatgcatatataatatcaaagacatgttttcataactgtccttttctttccttccttatgggttttcttttgttctcttttactttattattttttcttttctctctctacctcccCCATGATATAAAATTTCTTAGTTTTATGTTGACAAAGCAAACTAGAAATTTGTAGGCAGGGGGCAGGTTCTTTCTCCTAATAATTATTGCaatgtattccttttttatttctccttactCAAAGGAAAAATGTTACAGAGTAGTGTTTTAAGTAGCTTTTATTTAATAGCCATATCGAGAATGTACTTTGCataaaaatacaagcagaaaaaCATTTTGATATGTAACCTCTCAAAGTAATAACATGAAAGACACCAAATCTACAATAGTGAACTTCAGTGTTcaggtatatttcttttttccttaattgaaaaaaaggaagcttttctttttcttgcctcaaTAGGGTCTGGTAAAAGCTATGAACTTTGCAGAATACAGCAGCATAAAGCTATTTCCAATAATATGAATGAAAATGGGTTTGAGATAGAAAGAAGATGGTTTTAGTTTTTCtcttatataaaacaatttttttttcttaaaatatctttGCTGTGGCACCTACACACAAGTCGACCaagtattagggcataaaaaccctGCAATTAATTACATAAGAGTAGAAGttgtaaatgcatccttttcagatcatgatgcaaatATAACTACATGTAATAAAGGACCatggaaaaaatagaccaaaatttaattgaataaatgtttatttccttccttccttgccagAAAAGTTATCTTTCTGGTTCACACATTACATAGCAGAAACAAGagcaattttctatttttctgtatcCATTTGGCTTTCTAAAATCCAAGGAAAACATATGCAATAAGCATAGGAACAAGATAGAGGAGGCTGCAGGTAGGAGTTTGAGCATAATATTTTGGAAATCCAGAGATGATTTTcgcctcctcctcttcctttgtttcctcttcccctccactaaaAATCCCTATGACTGCCCAGGTTAACATTCCCTTATAAATCccctataaatattattattcctgatTCATTTTTAGATTATCCCTAATGCCTAGTATTTTCTCTGGCATACACCAGGggattaataaatgcattttcattaGTTTAATTTGATGGAGGATtgtgaatagaaaaggaaaaatatttctggCTTCTGTGAAAGGCTGTTTTGCTAACTTGGTGATTATTTAGACACTGGCAGTCTTTCTAAGGCCAGTtagttggcacaatggatagagtgctgggtctggaatcaggaaaacttttcttcctgagttcaaatgtagcctcaggtGCTTATTAGCATGtaactgtgagcaagtcacttaatcctttttgtctcagtttcctcatctgtaaaatgagctggagaaggaaatagtaaatcactacaatatctttgccaaaaaaaaaaaaacaaaaaaaacaaaaaaccaaatgggctcgcaaagagtcagacaggactgaaataattgaacaattgCAAAGTCTCTCTAATCTCTCCCTTCCGCAAACACCTAGCTGGAATTAAGTCAATTGCCTACCTTCCTTGCTCTTCATCTCCAGTAACCCTGCTCCTAAATATATCCTTACATGCCCTAAACAGCTGATTTaactttttataacttttaataacacatacatgcacacacatacacacacacttttaaaaaacGATAGATTGATTGGCTTCCCTCCATTTGATTAAGCAGATGGGTGAGAAATGATAGAATTAATGGGATGTGGACTTACTTCAtcattataatatttcttttgttgTGGATGAGGTGGCAATTTTACCATTTCTTCAGGATGGGAGTGAACAAGGGGCTTTCCAAAGGAAGTCTGTGAAGAAATTGAACATAAATCAGCCTGCAACTTCCCATGTCATAACCAAAGTCAAATTCTTGAGGCTGCCTTATTTGGTATCCCTGAATTTCCCAGGGTATCCCAgttattagaattttctttttctatggctttttatttgctcttttaaaatatattctttctttcatattgCTGTATTTCTGTTCCCTGACTTTTGAGGGATGGTTAGTcagcttcattaaaaaaaattgacagcataaaagaaataaaagcacataaattttaaaaagaaaaaatatagagaaagtgAAGAACAATGGAAAGACTCGTGTGAAGTGCTTACAAAGTGAGATCAGCAGAATGAGTCCAGCTTACACATTTAATACAACAATATTTTAACCAAGAGTTGGTAGGTTAAAACTGGTTAACTAAAATGAGGATGTGCAAGCAGATGGATAACCAAAAGTCTCATACAATCCATTTTTCTTGTCCCTAACAGGTTGCCTTTTTGTTTCCTGCACAATGTTCTGGATTAAAAAAATCAGGCTGTTATTACTTCTGGTGTTCCAGTCTTtagttttcctcttcttcttccagcAGTTCAATAGTCCTAGGCCTTGTCCTGTTCCAACAGAGAAGTCAAGCCGTAAGCATGTATTGATCTTGTCTTCCTGGCGCTCGGGCTCCTCCTTTGTGGGCCAGCTCTTTAGCCAGCACCCGGACGTCTTTTATCTGATGGAGCCGGCCTGGCACGTATGGTTAACCCTCTCCTCTGGGAGCTCTGGGCAGCTGCAGATGGCTGTGAGGGACCTGGTTCACTCAGTCTTCCTCTGTGACATGAGTGTCTTTGATGCCTATATGGCCGGAGGTCCAAGGAAACAGTCCAGCCTCTTCCAATGGGAGACTAGCAGGGCTCTGTGTTCCCCACCTGCATGCCATCTCTTTAATAGGGAAGCCATTATCCCCCAGGCTGACTGCAAGACCCTATGTGGTAAGCAGCCCTTCAACACCATAGAAGAAGTCTGTAGATCCTACAGTCATGTGGTCGTCAAGGAGGTGCGCTTCTTCAGCCTGAAGCCCCTTTACCCACTGCTGACTGACCCCTCCCTCAACCTGCACATCATTCACCTTATAAGAGACCCCAGGGCTGTGTTTCGTTCTAGACAAAACACTGAACAGGAGCTGATGCTGGACAGCCGTGTTGTCATGGGGACGCAATggaaaacaataaagaaagagGACCATCCCTATTACATGATGAAAACCATCTGCCAAAGCCACAAGGAGATCTATGAGGCAGCTCAGTTGTTACCAGACTCCCTCAGGGAACGCTACCTGCTGATTCGCTATGAGGACTTGGTTCAGGACCCACTGATCCAAACCGCCAAATTATATGAATTTGCAGGGTTGCCCTTCCTGCCTCATCTCCAAAAGTGGGTGCAGAACATCACACAAGGCAAGGGCATGGGAAAACATCCCTTCTACACAGACTCCAGGAATGCCCGTAACATTTCTCAGGCCTGGCGTTGGTCTTTACCACATGACAGGGTAGTCCAAATTCAGAAAATTTGTAAAGATACCATGGACCTCATGGGCTACCTTCCTGTATTATCTGAGGAAGACCAGAGAAAATTATTGATGGATCTTTTATCTACTCCTGAGATCCCTAAAGCTAGGTAACCAAATGAGTTGAATGAAGATTTGGTTTTGTACAACCACATTGGCCAGCTGAATGCTTTTGGATCTAATTACGTTTCTGAATGGAATCCATGTGAGCATGCTATTGTATGTGACTACATATGCTTAAATTtgttacacacatacacatacacacacacacacacacacatatatatatatatatatttatgtccaAATATCAGCAAAATTAGATTCAGGCACTAAGTGAAAGCCAgatagaaccaaaaaaaaaaatggaggaaactTTCTTTTGTGTTTAATCCTTCTACCTCTACCTCCTTTCTCAGCTTTCATTTATGGACAGTGGATTAATCCCACAAACCTGTCTGGGCATACCTTGTCCAATGGATAAGAGCAGAGATGTGTCTTAACAAGGACTACCAACATCAAGACATGCTATGGATGTGAATTCTAACATTTATACCCCTACTGCTCAGTCTCCCAGGACACCTAGTGTTTTTTCTAGGATTAAAGTACAAAAGTACTATTCTAAGAGGGGGCTAAATAGCTATGACTTAGAGCAAGAAATGTCTTTGAAATAAGAGTAGATTCTGATTTCCATGGGAcctagttctttcttttttctaccaGATCAGAAAGTATATAAGTGAACAGATGGGCTTTGTATTTTATTGAGTTCCCTGGTCTGAATATCCCTTGTTATCTGATTATGACTAGAGATATAATTTTAGGGTTTCCTACTCTTCCTCTCTCAATGACTTATCCTTTATACAGACTGATATTGCTCATGCTGTTTCCATATTGTTATTTTACCTAAATACATCTATACAGACAGGCCATTTTTAAGGAAGAAACTGGGCACTCTAGGGCTTATTAAATCTGAAACACTGGCCCCTTTCCCTATCAATTGGAGAGCCAGCCAATGATATTGCACTTTATGGGAAAGAGAATTCAACTTTCCTTGAAAGGATTCTGTTTTGATCTGACTCCTATGTCAGAGTGTTTCAAGGATAAGAGTATTTTACTTGTCTCACTCTCATCATGAAGATAAACTCTGTTGCTGTCAGTGCATCTTGATGACATCTTAGCAACAGCCACTTCTCTGCCCAGCAATAGAAAGCCCTTTCCGAATAATATGAACactttcaaagaaaattataatcatGATTTATATCAGAAACTTGCCCAAAATCCATTACTTAAAATTGGGCAATGTCTTGCCCAACATTAGACTCAGTGGTTACTGGGACTGTGGTAATAGGAATAGTTGCAAAGCAGAGTATGCTTTGGCTGGGCCTTCTGTGGACATAAAGGACCTTCTAGAGAAAGAATTCCAAACATCATCCAAGAGTGatgctatttcttccttcctgccccTTCCACTTCTGACAAGGGCTCATCATCTCATCTAACTCTGTCTATAGAGGACATGGATGACTCTAATCATGATGATTCTGggatggaataaagaaaaaacaacacaaCACAGTCATTAAGACCTGTTTTCACATGTTTTTGCTTGGAGTTCACATGTATCCTGTAGTTTTAAAAGAGCAAAGTTACTTAGATGGCAAACCCTGAGTCTTCATGGAAATCCCTCAGAAAGCACAAACTTTCTCCAGTCAAATCTTCCTTTCTACAGGAAGCGTTACAGCCCTTCTCAAACAGAAGGAGAAGTGAGAATTCACAGTCACCTGGGTGTTGGATGGTAAGACCAGGACACTGATGTTAGTGTGCAGAAAAAAGGCTGAGCTCCAGGTGGCAGTGCCAGCAAGATGGAGGATGGTGATAAGTTGGAGCCCAAGGGGAAAACCAACCTCTCTTCCCCCTGGAAATTCCTGCAGCTGCGTAAATTGTTCCAAAGGCAGCAATTTCTTTAGGAAATGACAGATCTCTATGATCCTGGAGAAATACAAGGCTGGTTGTTTTCCTCTCTGCCTAATTTCCAAGTCAATACTCTATCCAAAACCGAGACAAAAAATATTATACTTGGGGAAAAGTTTCAAAATCTAAGCAGAGCCCTTCCTGATAAGTATCCCAATTTCTGCATGCAAAACTGGTTGCTTCTTATTTGTCAGAGTCCTGTTGAGACATCTAAACATCCATAGACATCCCATGGCTTAAAGGAtagtctttcttcatttttccatgagatttcatatctttttattacagataaaataaaaacttataaaaaaaaagaaagaaaagctcttaaataaaaataataaattcatttggaaggacaaaaagtcaagaatatcaagggaattaatgaaaaaatataaaagatggtGGCCTAACAGtactaaacctaaaactatattataaagcagcagtcatcaaaaccatatgtactggctaagaaatagaatgatggatcagtggaataggttagatacacaggACATAGTAACCAAAAACTATAAagtaattttgtatttgataaatgcccaaactccagtttctgagataagaactcactatttcacaaaaattgctgggaaaactagaaaataatatgttataGAGAAAATTTATCCTGGGGGAGGGGAGTTTTGACATAAATTGGTTTTCTAACTAGATGCAGCGAGGTGTGGCAACCCATGACCTCCACAGAAGGTGGAACTATAAGGTTAAACTGATCTCCATCAATGTTCTTTGTTTGCCTTAGGGAGTAATTTTTTCAGTACTTCTGGCTCTCTTTGCCAAGCCACCTAGAGACTCAGACTCAGAATCTCATCAACATGCTGTTATTACCTCTAAAATATAAGTGCCTTCAGGGCAGGAAATATgttacttttgtctttttatttcgaGCCTCTATGTAATATCTGGCAAATAGCAGATTGTTAGcaaatgctcattgactgattTAAACcacacgttgggcgccaaatgctggaactctatcttcccagaaatcagcaggagtcaggatcactaaatgtctttattctagatctttggTGTCAATTTGTTGAGGTTCATAAGGGACCTCAAAAGGTTGGGGATCACATTCTAGGActgtgaggtgtctcaaaagaatttgcaggcttgactCATAttcaaatcaagaggcaaagtttattgtaattgtatcGCCAATTGAAATGgcctaaattccaaaagaatttagcaaaaaaccaggagcaagaagacaTATTTATCCAGCTCTTCATGTTATTGATAAGCTAATTTTATAGTCtagaggtagaattgaggagTTGTTATTTGGTTATCATTGACCAGAAGACTTAGGACTATCCTAAGGCCAGAAAACTTTAGATTCATGGAAAAACAGATTGTCAAAACAATAGCCCTCTAAAGTTagagagtctcaggatcactaatatatcttccccaaaatctaagggaagaaatattattatattccttggccagaagacttttacaatcattgatgAACAGATTGTTAGAAgaatagcactctaaggtcaggggaACTCCAGGATTactgattctaaagccagaagactttagaatctttgacagattgttagaacagaagcattCTAAAGTCAGGGGGCTCTCCCTActgctgtctcccctagaagctatattccaTCAAATTAATCttacacactttaaaaaaaaggaattcaactTACTCCCTGTGAGAATTGGATGGGTATTTAGTTTCCATAATTATGGAAAATTGAATTACTACAgagaattagaaaattgaaaccaaaGAAATGGAGACTGGGATCCACAACAAGGAATATAATCAGGAATGGAGGTTTTAGATTTGAAAAAACTCTCTACACTTTGTCCTCTTCCCCTACTTTGGTTCTTTAGTGTATTATCTACCCCTTAAGagaataagctccttgagggcagggattgacTATCTTcttacttatatttgtatttctagagtttttttggcacataataaaaggATATAATCAAAGGTGgagaattagaataggaaatattAATGAATTGTAATGAGGAATGGAGATTCACACTCTTGTAACTTCTGTAATGGGGAACCAACTTCAGTTAATGGGGAATTTGGAGAGGGACTTGCACttaggataggaaataaaagactgCTTCAATGGGTTGCTAAAATGCCTTCTAACTTAGATGTCAGTTCttgaaagaatgtaaaataaaaaaagatcagtGAGTCAATGAAATTCTTGCTAGGCTATTTTGTTTCCTACACTCCCCTTGCTGCTTTCTGATCTGAAGTCATTACAAGTATCCAAGGCAAGAATATTTGGTACATGGAGAGAGagtttataaaaacaaagaacttCCAGCAAAAGTTAATGATTAATGTATATTGCATCAATATGtttaaatagttaaatataaatctcattaaattaaaatgaacaaatgTTTCTCTTATCTTTTGTGGGTGTGAGTAGGCATAGATCCAGAACATAATTGACATGGGGATGCTGTAACTTTGACGCAGAGAGCTGATGTCTGAGAGAGTCTATTGACCCATTGCTGCTTGGTATCATCTGCTAAGCTGAAATGCGACCATGAATTTACTTCTCCCCCACCACTGTATCTTTTCTTGGACACTGAGGATTCTAGGATCCACTCTGCTCTTGGGTCTTATGCCCGAAGCCTCAAGAAGTTGATGATATGTGTTCAAAGTTTAAATAATCAACTCAATCACCTATTCTGCAATGGTGGTGAGGAATAAACAATCTAAAGATAATTTCATTGTCCAGAATCATGGATGGTTAGTCTTGAAATGCATTTATTTGAAAAGTGAACATATAAGAATATTATTTATGTATCTCATATTCCCTGATGATGTTGCTATTTGGCAAGGCTAGTCTGAGCACTGGTGTTCTTCCTCTTCTATGCAGAGTACCACTGGAATACCATCTATGACACCTTTTGCTATACTCTCTTAGGTGCATTTTATGTCCCCCTCATCACTAGACAGTAAGTAAAGTACAATGCCCTGTTCTTATTTGCttgatcattcattcattcatttattaagcatgtgttCTGGATCAGGTACTTTGCTAGGCACAGGCTACAAGGCCCAAAATGAAAATCTTGGACTTCAAAAAGcttacctttttgttttttgaggtaaGAATATGAATTCACCCCTttccctcacaatttctgtattcccttctccttagcttactccttccctcccacttttcaatgaagtggaagaagttttaccataaatcgaatatgtctattgatacacactttgttcatccccctcctttctttctctcagatataataggttatctttgcctcttcatgagatttagtaccaccactttacccttttttatgacataatttcctttccacctctagtttctaggacaaattatagatgtgttctttacatatctttatggcagaaatatagttctcaagatttctttttacctttttagaaatctcttgagttctgtatttgaagatcaaacattttgtgtagatctagttttttcatcaagaatagatggaattcatttatttcgttaaatgtccatcttcttccctggaaaacaatgctcatttttgctgggcaagttattcttggctgcataccaattgCCTTAGCCTTTCtggatatcatattccaggcccttcgttcctttaatgtggatgctgctagatcccgGGTTATccttacagtataacctagatataatatatgtgtgtaaatcctattttcttgttacacgttaagtattggattccgaaggtataagtaacctgggtagatagacagtagtgctaacaatttacattcacttcccagtgttccttctctgggtgtagttgtttctgtccatcattgatcaactggaagtgaattggatcttctttatgttgaagatttccacttccatcagaatatatcttcatacagtattgttgttgaagtgtacagcgatc
The DNA window shown above is from Sminthopsis crassicaudata isolate SCR6 chromosome 2, ASM4859323v1, whole genome shotgun sequence and carries:
- the LOC141554286 gene encoding carbohydrate sulfotransferase 4-like isoform X2, which gives rise to MFWIKKIRLLLLLVFQSLVFLFFFQQFNSPRPCPVPTEKSSRKHVLILSSWRSGSSFVGQLFSQHPDVFYLMEPAWHVWLTLSSGSSGQLQMAVRDLVHSVFLCDMSVFDAYMAGGPRKQSSLFQWETSRALCSPPACHLFNREAIIPQADCKTLCGKQPFNTIEEVCRSYSHVVVKEVRFFSLKPLYPLLTDPSLNLHIIHLIRDPRAVFRSRQNTEQELMLDSRVVMGTQWKTIKKEDHPYYMMKTICQSHKEIYEAAQLLPDSLRERYLLIRYEDLVQDPLIQTAKLYEFAGLPFLPHLQKWVQNITQGKGMGKHPFYTDSRNARNISQAWRWSLPHDRVVQIQKICKDTMDLMGYLPVLSEEDQRKLLMDLLSTPEIPKARHRSRT
- the LOC141554286 gene encoding carbohydrate sulfotransferase 4-like isoform X1, which produces MNIRDCCMAFHTRGCLFVSCTMFWIKKIRLLLLLVFQSLVFLFFFQQFNSPRPCPVPTEKSSRKHVLILSSWRSGSSFVGQLFSQHPDVFYLMEPAWHVWLTLSSGSSGQLQMAVRDLVHSVFLCDMSVFDAYMAGGPRKQSSLFQWETSRALCSPPACHLFNREAIIPQADCKTLCGKQPFNTIEEVCRSYSHVVVKEVRFFSLKPLYPLLTDPSLNLHIIHLIRDPRAVFRSRQNTEQELMLDSRVVMGTQWKTIKKEDHPYYMMKTICQSHKEIYEAAQLLPDSLRERYLLIRYEDLVQDPLIQTAKLYEFAGLPFLPHLQKWVQNITQGKGMGKHPFYTDSRNARNISQAWRWSLPHDRVVQIQKICKDTMDLMGYLPVLSEEDQRKLLMDLLSTPEIPKARHRSRT